In one window of Synechococcus sp. M16CYN DNA:
- the rsgA gene encoding ribosome small subunit-dependent GTPase A — translation MVVNGAGIVVALQANYLEVELNTVPKGYPKRLLCTRRSRLSHRGMDVHVGDRVHVEAIDPKQARAVVVDVSPRKSWLTHPSVANASLVVVVLAVDQPTFDPDQASRFLLAAERTGLDIQLVLTKVDLISEDALTRLCGRLRAWGYETLLVSSKTGFGIEILKQRLQRSTLAVLYGPSGVGKSSLLNNLLPYLSLRVGTISKRLQRGQHTTRHVELFPLGKQTLVADTPGFHSSNAIDGLIEVASLFPELRCQLDPWPCRFRNCSHQKEPGCGVDRDWERYNFYITEFNQVKKLTSYK, via the coding sequence GTGGTGGTTAATGGCGCTGGCATCGTCGTGGCGCTGCAAGCAAACTACCTGGAAGTGGAGCTTAATACAGTTCCTAAAGGGTATCCAAAACGGCTGCTTTGCACTCGCCGGTCTCGTCTGAGCCATCGCGGTATGGACGTACATGTAGGGGATCGAGTTCACGTAGAAGCCATTGATCCCAAGCAAGCTAGAGCTGTGGTGGTTGATGTTTCGCCTCGTAAGAGTTGGTTGACTCATCCATCGGTGGCAAATGCCTCGCTGGTGGTCGTTGTTTTAGCGGTCGATCAGCCGACTTTTGATCCTGATCAGGCCAGTCGCTTTTTATTAGCAGCGGAACGCACTGGTTTGGATATACAATTAGTCCTCACTAAAGTCGATCTTATTTCCGAGGATGCGTTGACCCGTCTTTGCGGGCGCTTGCGTGCGTGGGGCTATGAAACTCTGCTTGTATCTAGCAAAACTGGTTTTGGAATAGAGATATTGAAACAACGCTTACAGAGAAGCACTCTTGCTGTTCTCTACGGCCCTTCAGGTGTCGGAAAAAGCAGTCTCCTTAACAATCTTTTGCCGTACTTATCTTTACGGGTCGGTACTATTTCTAAACGACTACAGCGCGGACAACATACAACACGACATGTAGAATTGTTCCCATTAGGCAAACAAACATTAGTTGCAGATACTCCTGGATTTCATAGTTCAAATGCGATAGATGGCTTGATAGAAGTAGCGTCTTTATTTCCAGAACTCCGGTGTCAATTAGATCCGTGGCCTTGTCGTTTTCGCAATTGCTCGCATCAGAAAGAACCTGGTTGCGGTGTAGATCGTGATTGGGAACGATATAATTTTTATATTACTGAGTTTAATCAAGTAAAGAAACTTACTAGCTATAAATAA
- a CDS encoding YbaB/EbfC family nucleoid-associated protein, with the protein MAGFGLPNFGQLTESFRKVQQIQQDAQELQKELDDMKIEGKNADGRASVWLSGNQQPLSVRLDPALIHDGAQACESAMLEALQAAYTQSITTMKCRMEEITGGLNLNLPGMGN; encoded by the coding sequence ATGGCAGGTTTCGGACTTCCAAATTTCGGTCAGCTCACTGAATCCTTCCGCAAAGTGCAACAAATTCAGCAAGATGCTCAAGAACTCCAAAAAGAGTTAGACGACATGAAAATCGAAGGGAAAAATGCTGATGGACGTGCCAGTGTTTGGTTATCAGGAAACCAGCAGCCTTTGAGCGTACGTCTAGATCCAGCATTGATTCACGATGGTGCGCAAGCTTGTGAGTCAGCAATGCTTGAAGCTTTGCAAGCTGCTTACACACAATCTATTACAACGATGAAATGCCGTATGGAAGAAATCACAGGCGGACTTAATCTTAATCTTCCTGGAATGGGCAACTAA
- the murB gene encoding UDP-N-acetylmuramate dehydrogenase has protein sequence MTRLLVPRAKARLAKFTTWRVGGLAEWLAEPKSLEETIAWVEWSKEKGLRCQVIGAGSNLLIHDDGLSGLCLCLRRLQCLIIDTNSGMIEALAGEPISSLSRRAAHAGLHGLEWAIGIPGTVGGATVMNAGAQGGCIADRLVSVRVIPIHGGDSFELHHNELSFAYRHSRLQQENLVVLSARFKLEPGYDPEQIGRKTHCNLNHRTNTQPYQQPSCGSVFRNPEPQKAGQLIETLGLKGTRIGGAEISTVHANFIVNVGDAQANDINKLIYLVQERVESQHNLYLHPEVKRLGFAAAV, from the coding sequence ATGACGAGGTTGCTGGTTCCTCGGGCAAAGGCTCGCCTAGCCAAATTCACCACCTGGCGCGTCGGTGGACTAGCCGAATGGTTAGCGGAACCTAAGAGCCTCGAAGAAACCATTGCTTGGGTGGAATGGAGTAAAGAGAAAGGTCTTCGCTGCCAAGTGATTGGAGCTGGCTCTAATTTACTCATTCACGATGATGGTTTGTCAGGACTATGCCTTTGCTTACGCAGATTGCAGTGTCTCATTATCGACACCAATAGCGGTATGATTGAGGCGCTTGCTGGTGAACCCATCTCTTCCCTCTCTCGCCGGGCGGCACACGCCGGGCTTCACGGTCTCGAATGGGCCATTGGGATACCTGGGACCGTTGGAGGTGCCACCGTAATGAACGCCGGTGCTCAAGGGGGATGCATAGCAGACCGGTTAGTGTCTGTCCGGGTGATCCCTATACACGGTGGAGACAGTTTTGAACTCCATCACAATGAACTCAGCTTTGCTTACCGGCATAGCCGACTCCAGCAGGAGAATTTAGTGGTGCTATCCGCACGCTTCAAGCTCGAACCCGGTTATGACCCAGAACAAATTGGTCGCAAAACGCATTGCAATCTGAACCATCGTACTAACACACAGCCATATCAACAGCCCAGTTGTGGCAGCGTCTTTCGCAACCCAGAGCCTCAGAAAGCTGGACAGCTCATTGAGACTCTAGGCCTTAAAGGTACCCGCATTGGTGGTGCTGAGATCTCTACGGTGCATGCAAATTTCATTGTCAACGTCGGCGATGCCCAAGCCAACGACATCAACAAACTGATTTATCTGGTGCAAGAACGCGTTGAATCACAACATAATCTTTATCTTCACCCAGAAGTGAAACGATTGGGATTTGCTGCGGCCGTTTAG
- the murC gene encoding UDP-N-acetylmuramate--L-alanine ligase: MPRLLAPKTPVHFIGVGGIGMSALAKILVDRGYPVSGSDPQNSPAVKQLRNRGVTVFSEQTAESINAVLASRKNPPVVVISTAIPHNNAELEHARNHQLAIWHRSDLLAALIDQQASIAVAGSHGKTTTSTLITTLLIEAGEDPTAVIGGVVPCLGSNSYSGKGRLLVAEADESDGSLVKFSPSLGVITNLELDHTDYYDGLDDLISTLQRFGRGCRRLLANRDDPILQEHFQPTAWWSNQQNENVAFAALPVKMNGDRCTALFYEDGLAVGEFNLPMAGLHNLSNATAALAACRMEGIPFMRLVQGLARLQAPGRRFDLRGTWKGRNIVDDYAHHPSEVRATLSMAQLMVSSGQSPLPTPPQRLVAVFQPHRFSRMQEFLDAFAEALQNCDALLLAPVYAAGEKPIPGICSNTLAKRIQNLQPDLEIAVADDLDHLTDLVKQHSRQKDLVLAMGAGDVDSLWGRLAR, encoded by the coding sequence TTGCCACGTTTACTCGCCCCCAAGACACCAGTTCATTTCATCGGTGTTGGCGGTATTGGGATGTCGGCGCTGGCAAAAATTTTAGTGGATCGTGGCTACCCCGTTAGTGGCTCGGACCCTCAAAACAGCCCTGCGGTTAAGCAGCTACGCAACCGAGGCGTCACCGTATTTTCAGAACAAACGGCTGAAAGCATCAATGCAGTTCTTGCATCTAGAAAGAATCCACCGGTGGTAGTGATCAGCACCGCAATTCCGCATAACAATGCCGAATTGGAACACGCCCGTAACCATCAGCTTGCGATCTGGCATCGCTCGGATCTACTGGCTGCGCTGATCGATCAACAGGCCTCCATCGCTGTAGCAGGGAGCCATGGGAAAACCACTACAAGCACCTTGATTACCACGCTACTTATTGAGGCTGGAGAAGATCCAACCGCTGTGATCGGCGGGGTTGTCCCTTGCCTTGGAAGCAACAGTTACTCTGGCAAAGGTCGCTTATTGGTAGCAGAAGCGGATGAATCTGACGGGTCTCTGGTGAAGTTCAGCCCAAGTCTTGGGGTAATCACCAACCTAGAATTGGATCATACCGACTATTACGATGGGTTAGATGATTTGATTTCGACTTTGCAGCGCTTTGGTCGCGGTTGTAGGCGACTACTCGCAAATCGTGACGACCCGATTCTCCAGGAGCATTTTCAACCAACTGCTTGGTGGTCCAACCAACAGAACGAGAACGTGGCCTTTGCTGCCCTACCTGTGAAAATGAATGGCGATCGGTGCACCGCACTGTTTTACGAAGATGGTCTGGCTGTAGGCGAGTTCAATTTGCCGATGGCTGGTTTACATAATCTGAGTAATGCCACAGCGGCTCTAGCCGCCTGTCGCATGGAGGGTATTCCCTTTATGCGATTGGTGCAGGGTCTTGCTCGACTCCAAGCACCTGGCCGTCGCTTTGACCTCAGGGGGACTTGGAAAGGCAGAAATATCGTTGATGACTATGCCCATCATCCCAGTGAGGTTCGGGCAACTTTGTCAATGGCACAACTGATGGTGAGCAGTGGACAGAGTCCACTTCCCACGCCTCCACAGCGGTTAGTGGCGGTGTTTCAACCGCACCGTTTCAGTCGCATGCAAGAGTTTCTCGATGCTTTTGCCGAGGCGCTGCAGAACTGTGACGCTCTGCTACTGGCCCCAGTTTACGCCGCCGGAGAAAAACCCATTCCAGGCATTTGCAGCAACACACTCGCCAAACGTATTCAAAATTTGCAGCCTGACCTCGAGATCGCTGTTGCTGACGATCTCGATCATCTCACGGATCTAGTAAAGCAACACAGCCGTCAAAAAGATCTCGTACTTGCCATGGGAGCCGGCGACGTCGACAGCCTTTGGGGACGACTCGCTCGATGA
- the gap gene encoding type I glyceraldehyde-3-phosphate dehydrogenase: MTLRVAINGFGRIGRNVLRGWISRGADTGLEIVGMNSTSDPATSAHLLTYDSILGRLDPSVDIKTTDDSMFVNGKEIKFFADRNPLNCPWKDWGVDLVIESTGVFNTDEKASMHIQAGAKKVILTAPGKGDGVGTFVVGVNEDQYHYEDWNILSNASCTTNCLAPIVKVLDQSFGMEWGLMTTIHSYTGDQRILDNSHRDLRRARAAALNMVPTTTGAAKAVALVYPEVKGKLTGFAMRVPTPNVSAVDLTFGTSQGVTVEEVKAVMKNASENGMKGIIKYSDLPLVSTDYAGTDESTIFDADLTYAMGDRAVKILAWYDNEWGYSQRVVDLAEVVARKWK; encoded by the coding sequence ATGACCCTGCGCGTTGCAATCAATGGATTCGGCCGAATTGGTCGCAATGTTTTGCGGGGTTGGATCAGCCGGGGAGCGGATACTGGTTTAGAAATCGTGGGAATGAATTCCACATCTGATCCCGCAACCAGTGCACATCTGCTCACTTACGACTCAATTTTGGGTCGCTTGGATCCATCAGTGGACATCAAGACCACAGACGATTCCATGTTCGTGAACGGCAAGGAAATTAAATTCTTTGCTGATCGCAACCCCCTGAACTGTCCTTGGAAAGATTGGGGTGTGGATCTTGTGATTGAATCCACAGGCGTTTTCAACACTGACGAAAAAGCCAGCATGCACATCCAAGCTGGTGCTAAAAAGGTGATTTTGACCGCCCCTGGCAAAGGTGACGGAGTGGGTACATTTGTCGTTGGCGTGAACGAAGACCAATATCACTATGAGGACTGGAACATTCTTAGTAATGCCAGTTGCACCACCAATTGCCTGGCTCCGATTGTCAAAGTTTTAGATCAAAGCTTTGGCATGGAGTGGGGTCTGATGACGACCATTCACAGCTATACCGGTGACCAAAGGATTCTGGATAATAGCCATCGTGATCTGCGTCGTGCCCGTGCTGCCGCACTAAACATGGTTCCTACCACTACAGGCGCAGCCAAGGCTGTTGCTCTCGTTTACCCCGAGGTGAAAGGCAAGCTCACCGGATTTGCCATGCGTGTTCCAACTCCTAACGTCTCTGCTGTTGATCTGACCTTCGGTACTTCTCAGGGTGTCACCGTTGAAGAAGTTAAGGCTGTGATGAAGAATGCCTCTGAGAACGGCATGAAGGGAATCATCAAGTACAGCGATCTACCATTGGTGTCTACCGATTACGCTGGTACCGACGAATCGACTATATTCGACGCCGATCTTACTTATGCGATGGGGGACAGAGCTGTAAAGATTCTGGCCTGGTATGATAATGAATGGGGCTACAGTCAACGTGTTGTTGATCTCGCTGAGGTCGTTGCTAGAAAATGGAAGTGA
- the thiL gene encoding thiamine-phosphate kinase gives MSKTLAELGEAELLRRLAYFAPPGQLIDDSATIGSDPRPLLVNTDVLVDGIHFSDISTQPSDVGWRAVAANFSDLAASGAISIDGITVALIAPGHTPWSWVAGVYDGLKAALDEFGGVLLGGDCSKGCQRLLSVTALGRLGPLRLHRGDAQPGDILVTSGPHGLSRLGLALLRNDAALHGISLPSALRITAINQHQRPIPRLAALQTLLRCKPEALPWRAGGVDSSDGLLAAIQGLCTSSGCGASLVWDQLPRPDDWPAGELWDRWCLAGGEDFEIVVSLPPTWAQRWLEALPQSRRIGHITAESNMIRWQKNRQIVYVAGFDHYKNDHSE, from the coding sequence ATGAGTAAAACTTTGGCGGAACTTGGTGAAGCAGAACTATTAAGACGGCTGGCTTACTTTGCTCCTCCAGGGCAACTGATCGACGACAGTGCAACCATTGGATCTGATCCCCGTCCCCTGTTGGTGAATACCGATGTTCTTGTGGATGGCATCCATTTCAGTGACATCAGCACCCAACCCAGTGATGTAGGCTGGCGAGCCGTCGCTGCGAATTTCTCTGACCTCGCTGCTAGTGGAGCCATCAGCATTGATGGCATCACCGTGGCGCTGATTGCACCAGGTCATACCCCCTGGAGCTGGGTGGCCGGTGTCTATGACGGGTTGAAGGCCGCCCTCGATGAGTTTGGTGGGGTGTTGTTGGGAGGGGATTGCTCTAAAGGTTGCCAGCGGTTGTTGTCAGTAACCGCGCTGGGGCGATTGGGACCTCTACGCCTCCACCGCGGCGATGCACAACCGGGAGATATCCTTGTTACAAGCGGGCCCCATGGACTCAGCCGACTGGGACTTGCTCTTCTTCGGAATGATGCGGCACTGCACGGGATCTCTTTACCCAGTGCTTTGCGGATAACGGCGATCAACCAGCATCAGAGGCCAATCCCACGACTCGCAGCTCTCCAGACTTTACTCCGATGCAAACCGGAAGCATTACCGTGGCGTGCTGGCGGAGTAGATAGCAGCGACGGCTTACTAGCTGCCATCCAAGGGCTCTGTACCAGCAGTGGCTGCGGAGCCTCGCTCGTATGGGATCAACTGCCACGTCCAGACGACTGGCCTGCTGGCGAACTTTGGGATCGGTGGTGTCTGGCTGGCGGCGAAGATTTCGAGATTGTGGTTAGCCTACCCCCCACCTGGGCTCAAAGATGGCTAGAAGCCTTGCCTCAAAGTCGTCGCATAGGTCACATCACTGCAGAATCAAACATGATTCGTTGGCAGAAGAATCGGCAAATCGTTTATGTTGCGGGTTTTGATCATTACAAAAATGATCACAGCGAATAA
- a CDS encoding peptidylprolyl isomerase has protein sequence MTHQRFKAVLVALISFVFFDLTSPAWASLPQGNAVKDPTAILRDALPFEQDDIRQLQHRLELTSDDLRAKRWSALGRTVSRGQALLSTRRKTILDAIPEPLREQADMRLSEVGSGLEQMAARVKATDKPGFIIDRRVTLHQIGEVESLLVKDGFERIIPSEFDSLPRLQGRAKLKISTTKGELTTVVDGYNAPLTSGAFVDLALKGFYDGLPFTRAEDFYVLQSGDPEGPEIGYIDPSTKQERYIPLEIRIPEKAETLYNETFEDVGFFKATPTLPFATLGTLGWAHSDNALDDGSSQFFIFLYEPELTPAGLNLVDGRNAAFGYVIEGFDVLKELGVDDKIITVTLIDEIGGQLKSRA, from the coding sequence TTGACCCATCAGCGTTTCAAGGCCGTTTTGGTCGCTTTGATCAGCTTCGTGTTCTTCGACTTAACATCTCCTGCCTGGGCTAGCCTACCTCAAGGCAATGCCGTAAAGGATCCAACGGCAATCCTGCGTGATGCACTGCCCTTCGAACAAGACGACATTCGTCAGTTGCAGCATCGTCTTGAACTCACCAGCGACGATTTACGTGCCAAGCGTTGGAGTGCGCTTGGAAGAACCGTGTCACGCGGTCAGGCTTTGCTTAGTACACGACGCAAGACAATTCTCGACGCTATTCCAGAACCTCTCCGTGAGCAGGCTGATATGAGGCTTTCAGAGGTGGGTTCGGGCTTAGAGCAAATGGCCGCTCGAGTGAAAGCAACCGACAAGCCCGGATTCATCATCGATAGACGAGTCACGCTACATCAAATCGGCGAGGTGGAGAGTTTATTAGTGAAAGACGGATTCGAGCGAATAATTCCCTCCGAGTTCGATTCCCTGCCTCGTCTACAGGGGAGGGCTAAGCTCAAAATCAGTACCACAAAAGGAGAGCTGACCACCGTTGTTGATGGCTACAACGCACCGCTCACTTCGGGTGCTTTTGTAGACCTTGCTCTGAAAGGCTTCTACGACGGCCTTCCTTTCACTAGGGCAGAGGACTTTTACGTCCTTCAAAGTGGTGATCCCGAGGGTCCGGAGATTGGGTACATCGATCCATCCACGAAACAGGAACGCTACATACCCCTCGAAATTCGAATACCTGAAAAAGCTGAGACGCTATATAACGAAACCTTTGAGGACGTGGGATTTTTTAAAGCAACACCGACTCTGCCCTTCGCCACACTTGGGACCTTAGGATGGGCTCACTCGGACAACGCCCTCGATGATGGTTCTTCCCAGTTCTTCATATTTCTTTATGAACCAGAGTTAACACCAGCTGGTCTTAACCTGGTAGATGGTCGCAATGCAGCCTTTGGCTATGTGATCGAAGGCTTTGATGTACTCAAGGAGCTCGGTGTAGACGACAAGATTATAACGGTAACTCTCATCGATGAGATTGGCGGTCAACTCAAATCTCGCGCATGA
- the efp gene encoding elongation factor P: protein MISSNDFRTGTSIEIDGAVWRVVEFLHVKPGKGSAFVRTKLKSVKNGNVIEKTFRAGEMLPQALLEKSSLQHTYMDGEDFVFMNMSSYEETRLTAAQIGDSCKYLKAGMEVNVVSWNGSPLEVELPNSVVLEIKETDPGVKGDTATGGTKPAVLETGAQVMVPLFLSAGEKIKVDTRNDSYLGREN, encoded by the coding sequence ATGATCTCCAGCAACGACTTTCGCACCGGCACCTCGATTGAAATCGATGGCGCAGTTTGGCGAGTGGTTGAGTTTCTACACGTAAAGCCCGGCAAGGGATCCGCGTTTGTACGCACCAAGCTCAAATCAGTAAAGAACGGAAACGTAATTGAGAAGACGTTTCGTGCTGGCGAAATGCTTCCCCAAGCCTTATTAGAGAAATCGTCTCTACAGCACACATACATGGATGGCGAGGACTTTGTCTTTATGAACATGTCCTCCTATGAGGAAACGCGGCTCACGGCGGCTCAGATTGGTGATAGCTGTAAGTATCTCAAAGCAGGCATGGAGGTGAACGTCGTCTCCTGGAACGGTAGTCCTCTAGAAGTGGAATTGCCTAATTCGGTAGTTCTCGAGATTAAGGAAACTGATCCTGGTGTCAAGGGAGATACAGCGACAGGTGGAACAAAGCCCGCCGTGCTGGAAACTGGTGCCCAGGTGATGGTGCCTTTATTTCTTTCCGCCGGTGAAAAGATCAAGGTAGACACTCGTAATGACTCGTACCTCGGACGTGAAAACTGA
- the accB gene encoding acetyl-CoA carboxylase biotin carboxyl carrier protein, translated as MAMHLDYEQLHQLLQALGESDIQEFRLEGDDFRLEVRRNIPGQATAASTMPTPVVAAIPATSSEPGSPPPVATSIRSDLLEITAPMVGTFYRAPAPGEPSFVEVGTRISVGQAVCILEAMKLMNELESEVSGEITEILVENGTPVEFGQVLMRVKST; from the coding sequence ATGGCCATGCATCTGGATTATGAACAACTTCACCAATTACTTCAGGCGCTTGGAGAAAGCGACATTCAGGAGTTCCGGTTAGAAGGGGATGACTTTCGGTTAGAGGTCCGGCGCAACATCCCGGGGCAGGCTACCGCTGCATCAACTATGCCTACTCCGGTGGTGGCTGCGATTCCAGCGACATCATCAGAACCAGGTTCACCTCCTCCTGTAGCAACATCCATCCGAAGCGATCTATTAGAGATCACTGCCCCAATGGTCGGGACGTTCTATCGAGCCCCAGCGCCGGGTGAACCATCATTTGTGGAAGTGGGCACCCGTATCAGTGTTGGCCAGGCTGTGTGTATCCTGGAAGCCATGAAATTGATGAACGAACTTGAATCTGAAGTCAGTGGAGAAATAACAGAAATCCTAGTGGAGAATGGTACACCTGTTGAGTTTGGTCAAGTCTTAATGCGCGTCAAATCCACTTGA
- the pdxA gene encoding 4-hydroxythreonine-4-phosphate dehydrogenase PdxA: MNFTVAKDPRQILVIALGDPAGIGMEVVLKALASRDLPKSMKPILVGCRSSLLAVHNRLKQQTSVPLADPRHLIIDDQPLQMGIESGVPSTHGGEAGFRWLTRAVKLLQDIKGRALVTAPIAKHLWYAAGHEYPGQTERLAELAGSNRSSMLFTAVSPYTGWRLNTLLATTHIPLYQIPQALTPELVNHKLTVLLDFCRRFQPCPHLVIAGLNPHAGESGRLGFEEISWLTPLVLHWRNRHPEVRLDGPVSPDTCWLSAARAWQHKNQQGPDGILALYHDQGLIPVKLMAFDAAVNATLELPFLRTSPDHGTGFDIATQGTARPDSMIAAIRAAWELSLTQVDLTRIKT, translated from the coding sequence ATGAATTTCACTGTTGCCAAAGATCCTAGACAGATCCTCGTGATCGCTCTTGGCGATCCCGCCGGCATTGGCATGGAAGTGGTATTAAAGGCACTGGCTTCAAGAGATTTACCAAAATCTATGAAACCAATCCTGGTTGGTTGTCGCAGTAGTCTACTGGCAGTCCACAACCGCTTAAAGCAACAGACGTCAGTACCCCTAGCCGATCCACGGCATCTTATTATTGATGACCAACCTCTTCAGATGGGTATCGAATCTGGGGTGCCAAGCACGCACGGTGGAGAAGCTGGATTCCGCTGGCTCACCAGGGCAGTAAAATTGTTACAGGACATCAAAGGACGCGCCCTGGTGACCGCTCCTATTGCTAAGCACCTCTGGTATGCAGCCGGGCACGAATACCCTGGCCAAACGGAACGTTTGGCGGAACTAGCCGGCAGTAACCGCTCGTCCATGTTGTTCACAGCTGTCTCACCTTACACCGGATGGCGACTCAACACACTGTTAGCGACCACCCACATCCCGTTGTATCAGATTCCTCAGGCGTTAACTCCAGAGTTAGTGAATCACAAGCTGACCGTGCTCTTGGATTTCTGTCGACGCTTTCAACCTTGTCCACATCTCGTAATCGCCGGATTGAATCCACATGCAGGGGAATCAGGACGACTGGGGTTTGAGGAGATAAGCTGGCTCACGCCACTTGTCTTGCACTGGAGAAATAGGCATCCAGAGGTTCGATTAGATGGTCCTGTATCTCCAGATACCTGTTGGCTGAGTGCAGCTCGGGCTTGGCAACATAAGAATCAACAGGGACCTGATGGGATCCTTGCGCTTTATCATGACCAAGGCCTGATCCCGGTGAAGTTGATGGCCTTTGATGCTGCTGTCAATGCCACGCTGGAACTGCCATTCCTACGTACTTCACCTGATCACGGCACCGGGTTTGATATAGCAACGCAAGGGACCGCACGCCCGGACAGTATGATTGCCGCAATCCGGGCCGCTTGGGAACTAAGCTTGACTCAAGTGGATTTGACGCGCATTAAGACTTGA